Proteins co-encoded in one candidate division WOR-3 bacterium genomic window:
- a CDS encoding 4Fe-4S dicluster domain-containing protein — translation MSKLKSTTELKSLQEKLGKTQHRDRPTIVVSSGTCGRSRGSSQVYAAFEAGIKDRGLADKVNLRDSGCHGFCQAEPNVVVYPGEVFYANLKPEDAATILDETVGKGQVVDRLLYADPGSGKKAAKLGDVPFYTKQKRLISGRNILLDPTRIEDYLAIGGYSGLAKALSMEPKAVTEEVVKSGLRGRGGGGFPTGLKWQRLGQGTPKYVICNADEGDPGAYMDRGLLEGNPHSVLEGMVIGAFAVGATEGVMYVRTEYPLAVTNVTRAIEQARELGLLGENILGSGFSFDITIARGAGAFVCGEETALIASIEGRIGEPRQRPPYPSEKGLWGKPTIVNNVETWASVPIVVEHGGEKFASIGTKGSKGTKIFSLVGKVNNTGLVEVPMGTTLREVIFDTGGGIPDGRKFKAVQIGGPSGGCLPADKLDLPVDYESLTAAGAMMGSGGMIVMDETTCMVDIAKYFLNFLQEESCGKCFSCREGTQRMYEVVDRITQGNGRADDLALLEELATMVKDASMCGLGRTAGNPVLSTLANFRGEYEAHVLEKKCPAGVCKALIHYRILVDKCTGCMACAKACPQKVISGEKKQPHRIDQSGCIKCGICKDSCKFDAVVVE, via the coding sequence ATGAGCAAGCTTAAGTCGACGACAGAACTGAAGAGCCTTCAGGAGAAACTCGGCAAGACGCAACACCGTGACCGGCCGACTATCGTCGTTTCCTCAGGTACGTGCGGACGGTCGCGCGGCTCGAGCCAGGTCTACGCGGCCTTCGAGGCCGGCATCAAGGATCGCGGCCTTGCGGACAAGGTGAACCTGCGCGACAGCGGTTGTCACGGGTTCTGTCAGGCTGAACCGAACGTGGTCGTGTATCCAGGAGAGGTCTTCTACGCCAACTTGAAGCCGGAAGATGCGGCCACAATCCTCGATGAAACCGTCGGCAAGGGCCAGGTTGTTGACCGCTTGCTCTATGCAGACCCGGGCAGCGGCAAGAAGGCGGCTAAGCTCGGCGACGTACCGTTCTACACGAAGCAGAAGCGCCTTATCTCGGGCCGCAACATACTACTGGACCCGACGCGAATCGAGGACTATCTGGCGATCGGCGGCTATTCCGGGCTGGCGAAGGCGCTGAGCATGGAACCGAAGGCCGTGACCGAGGAGGTTGTGAAGTCCGGTCTTCGCGGCCGCGGCGGAGGTGGGTTCCCCACCGGGCTCAAATGGCAGCGGCTGGGGCAGGGCACGCCCAAGTACGTCATCTGCAACGCGGACGAAGGAGACCCGGGCGCCTACATGGACCGGGGACTGCTCGAGGGCAATCCCCACAGCGTACTCGAAGGTATGGTCATCGGTGCCTTCGCGGTCGGCGCGACAGAAGGTGTGATGTACGTACGGACCGAGTATCCGCTCGCCGTGACCAACGTGACCCGGGCGATAGAGCAGGCGCGGGAACTCGGGCTTCTGGGCGAAAACATCCTGGGCAGCGGTTTCAGCTTCGACATCACCATCGCCCGCGGTGCGGGCGCGTTCGTCTGCGGCGAGGAGACGGCGTTGATCGCCTCCATCGAAGGCCGGATCGGGGAGCCGCGCCAGCGGCCGCCCTATCCAAGCGAGAAGGGTCTCTGGGGTAAGCCGACGATTGTGAACAACGTCGAAACCTGGGCCAGCGTGCCGATTGTTGTCGAACACGGCGGCGAGAAGTTCGCGTCCATCGGCACCAAGGGCAGCAAGGGCACGAAGATCTTCTCGCTGGTCGGCAAGGTCAACAACACCGGGTTGGTTGAGGTGCCGATGGGCACTACACTGCGGGAGGTGATCTTCGACACCGGCGGAGGGATCCCGGATGGACGCAAGTTCAAGGCGGTACAGATCGGCGGTCCGTCGGGCGGCTGCCTGCCGGCGGACAAACTGGACCTGCCGGTGGACTACGAGAGCCTGACCGCTGCAGGCGCGATGATGGGTTCGGGCGGCATGATCGTCATGGACGAGACCACGTGCATGGTGGACATCGCGAAGTACTTCCTCAACTTCCTTCAGGAAGAGTCGTGCGGCAAGTGCTTCTCGTGCCGCGAAGGCACACAGCGGATGTACGAAGTCGTGGACCGCATCACCCAAGGTAATGGGCGTGCGGATGATCTCGCTCTGCTCGAGGAGCTGGCCACAATGGTCAAGGACGCCTCGATGTGCGGACTCGGGCGGACCGCCGGGAATCCGGTGCTGTCCACGCTTGCGAACTTCCGCGGCGAGTACGAGGCTCACGTTCTGGAGAAGAAGTGTCCTGCCGGCGTGTGCAAGGCACTGATTCACTATCGGATTCTCGTGGACAAGTGCACGGGTTGCATGGCGTGTGCCAAAGCCTGTCCGCAGAAGGTGATCAGTGGCGAGAAGAAGCAGCCCCACCGGATCGATCAGAGCGGCTGCATCAAGTGCGGCATCTGCAAGGACTCCTGCAAGTTCGACGCAGTAGTCGTTGAGTAG